From Mucilaginibacter rubeus, a single genomic window includes:
- a CDS encoding LamG domain-containing protein, with product MANLTLAPRWASSVLQLGNTAYVDCGTPTVLNNLTSFTLEAWVNVSSLNGFQSVVGNVDNAVGGQYQLFLESGYVYAYVGIAPYLIKSTLPITVNEWHHLASVFDSTTSSLSLYVDGVAVAQSNFSGTLPTNGTNVLLGAVMQQGSPIWYLQGQIGRIMIWNSTRDAEDILNDSVQVNNYSAVQNPNLIFYSDFSEMPGVDSSGNNITLNFKNNVQYAFNVPSVVLGADGYVDCGSFPEYSISGNAPYTIEGWFFPGSSSNGILLSYGLNGAWEY from the coding sequence ATGGCAAACTTAACTTTAGCACCACGATGGGCATCGAGTGTGCTGCAACTCGGAAACACCGCATATGTTGATTGCGGTACACCAACCGTACTTAACAATTTAACCTCCTTTACACTGGAGGCCTGGGTAAATGTATCGAGCCTGAACGGATTTCAATCTGTAGTAGGAAATGTCGACAATGCGGTTGGCGGACAGTACCAATTATTTCTTGAATCGGGTTATGTTTATGCCTATGTAGGCATTGCTCCATACCTGATCAAATCCACCTTACCTATCACTGTTAACGAATGGCACCACCTGGCCTCGGTATTTGACAGTACAACATCCAGCTTATCACTATATGTAGATGGCGTAGCTGTTGCACAAAGCAATTTTTCAGGAACGTTGCCAACTAATGGTACCAATGTACTGTTGGGCGCTGTAATGCAACAGGGCAGCCCGATCTGGTACCTACAGGGCCAGATTGGCCGGATCATGATCTGGAACAGCACTCGCGATGCTGAAGATATCCTTAATGATTCGGTACAGGTAAATAATTACAGCGCCGTCCAAAATCCAAACCTTATCTTTTACAGCGACTTTTCCGAAATGCCGGGAGTTGACAGTTCAGGTAACAATATAACCCTTAACTTCAAAAACAATGTACAATACGCATTTAACGTTCCATCGGTGGTATTGGGAGCAGATGGTTATGTTGATTGCGGCTCCTTCCCCGAATACAGCATCTCCGGAAATGCACCTTACACCATTGAAGGATGGTTTTTCCCTGGCAGCAGCAGCAACGGCATTTTACTAAGCTATGGATTAAACGGCGCATGGGAATACTAG
- a CDS encoding DedA family protein, with protein MEVIKSIIDFILHIDKHLVQITSAYQGWTYLILFLIIFAETGFVVTPFLPGDSLLFAAGALIAGGSSGLDIWLLGIILIAAAFIGNTVNYLLGNYLGPKVFKEENKILKLEYYLKTKAFFDKHGGKAVIFSRFMPIIRTIAPFVAGVGRMPFLRYSLYNIIGGASWIIVFLFAGYKLGQVDIIAKNFSLVGVIIILISILPPIFAAVKGRAAKNPTA; from the coding sequence GTGGAAGTAATAAAAAGCATCATCGACTTTATACTGCATATTGACAAGCACCTGGTACAAATCACCAGTGCTTACCAGGGATGGACCTATCTCATCCTTTTCCTGATCATATTTGCCGAAACTGGCTTTGTTGTAACTCCCTTTTTACCCGGCGATTCACTGTTGTTTGCAGCCGGTGCTTTAATTGCAGGTGGCAGCTCTGGTTTAGATATCTGGTTGCTGGGTATTATACTTATTGCAGCTGCATTTATAGGTAATACCGTAAATTACCTTTTAGGTAACTACCTTGGCCCCAAGGTATTTAAGGAAGAAAATAAGATCCTGAAGCTGGAATACTACCTTAAAACCAAAGCATTTTTTGACAAACACGGCGGCAAGGCGGTAATATTTAGCCGTTTTATGCCTATCATCCGTACCATAGCACCTTTTGTTGCCGGTGTTGGCAGGATGCCTTTTTTACGCTATAGCCTTTATAACATCATCGGCGGCGCATCGTGGATCATCGTATTCCTGTTTGCAGGTTACAAATTAGGCCAGGTAGATATCATAGCTAAAAACTTCTCATTGGTGGGAGTAATTATTATCCTGATATCAATATTGCCTCCAATTTTTGCCGCTGTAAAAGGACGCGCTGCTAAAAATCCGACTGCTTAG
- a CDS encoding DUF4397 domain-containing protein, protein MVNKNKSKVLVSFFATVIGVLFLCGVSSCGKGGNASSVGLNTQFQIVNLSPDIQPVYLYQHYIRYSSTTYTYPNSSGYFYLSTLEAPLQLRTATTAPTILLQFDNTLKANRKYTMFVTGYRKDSSFVSSFILSDSTSLPPIGKGKVRFVHTSPGTAALDLRANDTLMVSGTTFNKVTPYYDLTAGNYNFTIRATRTPTKIETTLQNITIQDGRAYTIYTKGVVGAADSLAFGAGVLTNNLLSKTLQ, encoded by the coding sequence ATGGTTAATAAAAATAAAAGCAAGGTCCTGGTTTCGTTTTTTGCAACTGTGATAGGCGTCCTTTTTTTATGCGGGGTATCATCATGCGGCAAGGGAGGGAACGCGTCGTCGGTAGGCCTCAATACCCAGTTTCAGATAGTTAATTTAAGTCCCGATATTCAGCCGGTATATCTTTATCAGCATTATATCAGGTATAGCTCAACTACATATACGTATCCTAACAGCTCGGGGTATTTTTATCTTTCAACATTGGAAGCGCCTTTACAGTTACGAACTGCAACTACTGCACCTACAATTTTGCTTCAGTTTGATAATACGCTCAAAGCCAACCGGAAATATACCATGTTTGTAACCGGTTACCGGAAGGACAGTTCTTTTGTCAGTTCGTTTATATTATCTGACAGTACCAGTTTGCCGCCTATAGGTAAAGGAAAAGTTAGGTTTGTGCATACTTCTCCTGGTACAGCCGCCCTTGATTTGAGGGCAAATGATACGCTTATGGTAAGCGGCACCACGTTTAATAAGGTTACCCCCTATTACGATCTTACTGCCGGTAACTATAACTTTACCATCAGGGCAACGCGTACCCCTACCAAAATTGAAACAACCCTGCAAAATATAACTATACAGGACGGACGCGCTTATACCATTTATACCAAAGGTGTTGTTGGCGCTGCCGATTCATTGGCCTTTGGTGCCGGTGTACTCACTAATAATCTGCTAAGTAAGACACTTCAGTAG
- a CDS encoding sialidase family protein, giving the protein MKHSLRIRLIISSLYFILAVFGCKKHEMANAQTPSSPGNPVADSLSFIPDINAEDFIDQRSITLGNIIYKAPYLDQPYIVQARDSSWICVFTTGRGAEGTPGQHVMSSRSTDLGKTWGPAVDIEPSSGPVASWAIPYITAYGRIYVFYDYNGDNISELNGKHIKNDLLGWYCYKYSDDMGQTWSDRYRLSIKNTLVDNNNNFKGQVQMFWGICKPIHSTNGLLFSYTKIGAYISDRGEGWLVNCPNIETEKDINALQWNILPGGDVGIKNPTWSLQEEHNLVQLSNGSLYCVNRTYLGFPGFAISTNLGTSWNTPAPMRYGNGTPSDRIFKHPTACPRIFKCSNGKYLFWFHNYGTPGYNNRNPVWVSGGIERNGTIWWSEPEILLYSGNVNEGMSYPDLIEQEGKYFITETQKNTARVHEISPLLLNDLWYQRFRKEKVTRGLINEYEAPNDLTLPSNNKFFPSLENNGGFTVDFFVTLNNLNSVGHILTNSTGNGPGLDIATTNNGTIAISLNDGVKSVSLETDKGTIVPNKLHHVAFVVDGGANIIMAMVDGKLCDGGANAPAGWTRFFGINNINTDSPVTFGKNLDGTISNLKIYSRALRTSELVSNYRAAK; this is encoded by the coding sequence ATGAAACACTCTTTACGAATCCGCCTTATCATCTCTTCCTTGTATTTTATTTTAGCTGTTTTTGGTTGCAAAAAACATGAGATGGCTAATGCTCAAACGCCTTCATCTCCGGGTAATCCTGTTGCTGATAGTCTTTCCTTTATACCCGACATAAATGCCGAAGATTTTATAGATCAAAGATCTATTACTTTAGGTAACATCATTTATAAGGCCCCGTATCTCGATCAGCCTTATATTGTTCAAGCCAGGGATAGCTCATGGATTTGCGTATTTACTACTGGTCGTGGTGCCGAAGGCACCCCCGGGCAGCATGTTATGAGTAGTAGAAGCACCGACCTGGGAAAAACATGGGGCCCAGCCGTTGATATCGAACCATCCTCTGGCCCGGTAGCTTCCTGGGCAATTCCCTATATAACTGCTTACGGGAGGATATACGTTTTTTACGATTATAATGGAGACAATATTTCAGAATTAAATGGCAAGCATATAAAAAACGATCTTTTAGGATGGTATTGTTATAAATATTCTGACGATATGGGGCAAACCTGGTCTGATAGGTACAGGCTTTCCATAAAAAATACACTCGTTGATAATAACAATAATTTTAAAGGTCAGGTACAAATGTTTTGGGGGATTTGTAAACCAATACACTCTACAAATGGTTTATTATTTTCGTACACAAAAATTGGTGCATATATAAGTGACCGGGGTGAAGGTTGGTTGGTTAATTGCCCAAATATCGAAACAGAGAAAGATATTAATGCCTTGCAATGGAATATTTTACCAGGCGGGGATGTGGGAATAAAAAACCCAACCTGGTCTCTTCAAGAGGAACACAATCTCGTGCAGTTGAGTAATGGCAGCTTATATTGTGTAAACCGTACGTATTTGGGCTTTCCTGGTTTTGCAATTAGTACAAATTTAGGTACCTCCTGGAATACGCCGGCGCCTATGCGTTATGGTAACGGAACTCCCAGCGACCGCATATTCAAGCATCCAACTGCCTGCCCGAGAATATTTAAGTGCTCAAACGGAAAATACTTATTCTGGTTTCATAATTATGGAACTCCTGGATATAACAACAGAAATCCTGTTTGGGTATCGGGTGGAATTGAAAGAAACGGAACTATCTGGTGGTCGGAGCCCGAGATCCTTTTATACAGCGGCAATGTAAATGAAGGCATGAGCTATCCGGATTTAATAGAGCAGGAGGGTAAATATTTCATTACAGAAACTCAGAAAAATACAGCAAGGGTACATGAAATTAGTCCTCTGCTCCTGAACGATCTTTGGTATCAGCGTTTTAGAAAAGAGAAAGTAACCAGAGGGCTCATAAATGAATATGAGGCTCCCAATGACTTAACGCTGCCATCTAATAATAAGTTTTTCCCAAGTCTGGAAAACAATGGTGGCTTTACTGTAGATTTTTTTGTTACGCTTAATAATCTAAATTCAGTAGGGCATATTTTAACAAATAGTACAGGTAATGGCCCGGGTTTGGATATTGCTACAACAAATAACGGAACTATTGCTATCTCCTTGAATGACGGTGTTAAAAGTGTTAGTTTAGAAACTGACAAAGGCACCATCGTTCCAAATAAGCTTCATCACGTTGCCTTTGTTGTTGATGGGGGAGCAAACATTATTATGGCAATGGTAGATGGAAAACTTTGCGATGGTGGAGCGAATGCTCCTGCCGGTTGGACAAGATTTTTTGGAATTAATAACATAAATACCGATTCGCCTGTTACGTTCGGTAAAAATCTGGACGGTACAATATCTAATTTAAAGATTTATTCAAGGGCTTTGCGCACATCAGAATTAGTGTCTAATTACCGGGCAGCTAAATAA
- a CDS encoding DUF4397 domain-containing protein encodes MKIKVKVLLMIAAAAGCIASCKKNNDKPDAVDSSTSSLNVINATFNNVNVYQNGIRINNTTTFYPGGTLGYILVKAGTQNYSVKLDGPSNPNPLFSLPLTLSKDSVYSFYIAGNTADQVFKTTDVIAGDTSKVPSAKIRFVNASPDAGNISVHFEGTTNKVAVDTEKVSNLAFKATSTFYLVAPGEHNMAMHSAAFPGTIVRDTVQLVGGKVYTYYGFGNKSAGLATGLFTNQ; translated from the coding sequence ATGAAGATAAAGGTTAAAGTTTTATTGATGATTGCCGCGGCGGCAGGTTGCATAGCATCGTGCAAAAAAAATAATGATAAGCCCGATGCAGTGGATTCATCAACATCATCATTAAACGTAATCAACGCCACATTTAATAATGTTAATGTTTACCAGAACGGTATCCGCATCAACAATACAACAACTTTTTATCCCGGAGGCACATTAGGCTATATTCTGGTAAAAGCCGGAACACAAAATTATTCGGTTAAGTTAGATGGGCCAAGCAACCCTAATCCACTGTTCAGTTTGCCGTTGACACTCAGTAAAGATTCGGTGTATTCATTTTACATAGCAGGTAATACTGCCGATCAGGTATTTAAAACTACCGACGTCATAGCTGGAGATACAAGCAAGGTACCATCAGCCAAAATCAGGTTTGTAAATGCTTCGCCAGACGCGGGAAATATTAGCGTGCATTTTGAAGGGACAACTAATAAAGTTGCCGTAGATACCGAAAAAGTAAGTAACCTTGCTTTTAAAGCCACCTCTACTTTTTATTTAGTGGCGCCGGGAGAACACAATATGGCCATGCATTCGGCCGCGTTTCCGGGTACTATTGTTAGGGATACGGTGCAGCTGGTAGGTGGTAAGGTGTATACCTATTATGGTTTTGGTAATAAAAGTGCCGGCCTGGCAACAGGTTTGTTCACTAATCAATAA
- the dnaN gene encoding DNA polymerase III subunit beta yields the protein MRFIVSTSTLLKQLQAVSGALSSSTVLPILENFLFEIKDGNLTISATDLQTSMTTSLPVEAKENGRIAIPSRILLETLKSLPEQPVAFSVDDKTFAIEINAGDGKYKLSGENGEDFPKIPVVENASSVNLPASVLAEAINKTIFAVSNDELRPAMTGVFCQLTTSALTFVSTDAHKLVRYRRKDAKAASTASFILPKKALTLLKSSLPSDDVNVSVEYNNTSAFFKFGNINLVCRLIDERYPDYEAVIPQNNPNKLNIDRLTFLGSLNRVAIYANKTTHQVRLKINGSELNISSEDIDFANEAHERLSCQYEGEDMEIGFNARFLIEMLKNLSCEEVSLEMSTPNRAGLLLPQGGDENEDVLMLVMPVMLNSYA from the coding sequence ATGAGATTTATTGTTTCTACCTCAACATTACTCAAACAACTGCAAGCGGTGAGCGGCGCATTGAGCAGCAGCACTGTGTTGCCTATATTGGAAAACTTTTTGTTCGAGATAAAGGATGGGAACTTGACCATTTCTGCTACCGACCTGCAAACCAGCATGACCACCTCTTTGCCTGTTGAGGCTAAAGAAAACGGCAGGATTGCTATCCCGTCGCGTATATTGTTAGAGACCCTGAAATCGTTACCCGAGCAGCCTGTTGCTTTTTCGGTTGATGATAAAACCTTCGCCATTGAAATTAACGCTGGTGATGGTAAATACAAACTGAGCGGCGAAAACGGTGAGGATTTTCCTAAGATCCCGGTTGTTGAAAACGCTTCATCGGTAAACCTGCCTGCTTCTGTTTTAGCCGAAGCTATTAACAAAACCATTTTTGCGGTAAGTAATGACGAGTTGCGCCCGGCCATGACAGGTGTATTCTGCCAGCTTACCACATCGGCACTTACCTTTGTATCAACCGATGCGCACAAACTGGTAAGGTACCGTCGTAAAGATGCCAAAGCAGCAAGCACAGCATCATTCATTTTACCTAAAAAAGCTTTAACCCTGCTTAAATCATCATTACCAAGCGATGATGTTAACGTATCGGTTGAATATAACAACACCAGCGCTTTCTTTAAGTTTGGCAACATTAACCTTGTTTGCCGTTTAATTGATGAGCGTTACCCGGATTATGAGGCTGTTATTCCTCAAAACAATCCTAATAAATTAAACATCGACAGGCTTACCTTCCTGGGTTCGTTAAACCGTGTGGCTATTTACGCTAACAAAACCACCCACCAGGTAAGGCTAAAAATAAATGGCAGCGAGTTAAATATCTCGTCAGAAGATATCGACTTCGCTAACGAAGCTCACGAGCGCCTGAGCTGCCAATATGAAGGCGAAGACATGGAAATTGGCTTCAATGCAAGATTTTTAATAGAAATGTTAAAGAACTTAAGCTGCGAAGAAGTATCTTTGGAAATGTCGACTCCAAACCGTGCGGGCTTATTGTTGCCACAAGGCGGAGATGAGAATGAAGATGTGCTGATGCTGGTAATGCCGGTGATGCTCAATAGCTATGCTTAA
- a CDS encoding vWA domain-containing protein: MPTSTPIVAIPIVDTSNSMTYYNYVAITVIDTKAFLNNALPGDYIGVASYDVSGRVTYNLTQVDQNLTVPVAAAAAVQNLNFTGSCTNMGGGLQTAVNMLSSAPSGVNKGLVLLSDGYQNCGTNPLPLPAGTPPVYSCAMGPSSDQNLMQQIATQSGGQYYYAPYVYNMMQIYNQIRAQTPSAQLLANGYKVAQAYDYLMIPATVSAGNDVGQFSVVWSDTKYTFTNGQPGLNQLSVTLVTPAGVVITPMPTLQGGAYVVFNIPNPAVGLWYIQIMYGGTTPQGLTGGAFEYAPSGNAAPLQLTVDAPAAVRKGQPITYHAHLTDDGKPITGQHVHAVITRPKFSQQSALKTYAAQLKTIKLSDETMDTIQYPDLAKLDLLYKQRLNENEEDLLPHLKSGAVLTEAKHGGYSGTIHETHEAGSYTVELEVTGFSDKSKTPFSRTHRFNVVVTDGD, encoded by the coding sequence ATGCCGACTTCAACACCTATTGTCGCTATACCTATAGTAGACACTTCAAATAGTATGACCTATTACAACTACGTTGCAATTACTGTTATAGATACAAAAGCATTCTTGAATAACGCTCTGCCGGGCGATTATATCGGAGTTGCCTCTTACGATGTTAGCGGCAGAGTAACTTATAATCTAACGCAGGTTGATCAAAACCTAACCGTACCAGTTGCCGCCGCCGCTGCCGTACAAAATCTTAACTTTACCGGGAGCTGCACCAATATGGGAGGTGGGCTTCAAACAGCAGTAAACATGCTTTCCAGTGCCCCCTCCGGTGTAAACAAAGGCTTGGTTTTGCTATCTGATGGTTATCAAAACTGCGGCACCAATCCCTTGCCCTTACCAGCCGGAACCCCACCTGTGTATTCTTGTGCTATGGGGCCGTCATCTGACCAAAACCTGATGCAGCAAATTGCTACCCAAAGCGGTGGGCAATATTACTATGCGCCATATGTGTACAACATGATGCAGATTTATAACCAGATCAGGGCACAAACCCCTTCGGCACAATTGCTTGCCAACGGGTATAAAGTAGCACAGGCCTACGATTACCTGATGATTCCTGCTACCGTGTCTGCAGGTAACGATGTCGGACAGTTTTCGGTTGTATGGAGCGATACTAAATACACCTTCACAAATGGCCAGCCCGGGCTTAATCAATTAAGTGTAACACTGGTAACCCCGGCCGGTGTGGTAATTACGCCAATGCCTACTTTACAGGGGGGAGCCTACGTAGTGTTTAACATCCCTAACCCGGCCGTAGGCCTGTGGTACATCCAGATCATGTACGGAGGTACAACTCCACAGGGTTTAACAGGCGGCGCCTTTGAATATGCACCATCAGGCAATGCGGCCCCGCTTCAGCTCACAGTTGATGCCCCGGCGGCTGTACGCAAAGGGCAGCCCATTACCTATCACGCGCATTTAACCGATGACGGCAAACCTATAACAGGGCAACATGTACATGCAGTTATTACCCGTCCTAAATTCAGTCAGCAAAGTGCCTTAAAAACTTATGCCGCCCAGCTTAAAACAATAAAGCTGTCTGATGAAACAATGGATACAATACAATATCCGGATTTGGCGAAGCTTGATCTGCTTTACAAGCAGCGGTTAAATGAAAATGAAGAAGACCTTTTACCACACCTGAAAAGTGGTGCTGTACTGACAGAAGCAAAGCATGGCGGCTATTCGGGTACAATACATGAAACCCATGAGGCCGGAAGCTACACGGTTGAACTGGAGGTAACAGGATTTTCTGACAAGTCTAAAACCCCGTTTTCAAGGACTCATCGTTTTAACGTAGTAGTTACCGATGGTGATTGA
- the gldG gene encoding gliding motility-associated ABC transporter substrate-binding protein GldG — protein MLSILKKEIISYLSSLVACVTIGVFLLVLGLFLWVFPESSILEYGYAGLEGLFSTAPYLFMFLIPAITMRSLAEERKEGTFELLFTRPLKDWEIVLGKYLACLLIVLFALLPTLVYYYSVSALGMPQGNIDTGAVIGSYIGLFLLGAVFVGIGLFTSSVTKNQIIAFTISVFLCFFFYSGFDSISQLLSLQDLGLQNLGITQHYDSVSRGVLDTRDLVYFIITTGIFIWLTLFVLAKQRQAGLGNATMIGIPLVLFVLAMLSAFTFTRFDFTAEKRFTLSPISTQIMDKLQKRVKVVVYLQGDNLPGGFKRLQSATRDMLSDLQAYSHGKIQFEFRDPLKGLNNDQQNEVIQNMAAEGVEPTNLSVKTDNGVTQKLIFPSALVSAGGKDIPVKLLLSRIGLSPDEVLNNSIQNLEYAFSSAIKKADAGGRPQIGFTEGHHELTDLQLNDAMKTLSEGFQVGRVDLSAISFADLQKIKLLVIAKPDQKFSEVEKFKLDQYIMYGGRVLWAIDQVSAELDSLRGHGGEQLAFAKQLNLDDQLFRYGIRINYDLIADMNCSQIPVSTGNVGGQAQIQMLPWLYYPVFIPLSKHPVVKNLDGISSEFASSIDILDTKNVNKTVLLTSSPYNKKLTAPHILSLQALEQEPNPKEFQSTPKITGVLLEGRFTSDWQNRPLPEGLKEQIPVLSQSEPTKMIVISDGDILKNQVGNDGSPYPLGYDHYTHQTYGNKNLLLNIADYMTDDSGLIALRTKEIKIRLLDRARIRSEKMYWQLVNNIVPLVLVLICAIFQHYLRRQKYAR, from the coding sequence GTGCTGAGCATCCTTAAAAAAGAAATAATATCATACCTGAGCTCGTTGGTGGCTTGTGTTACCATAGGTGTATTTTTACTGGTGCTGGGTTTGTTTTTATGGGTATTCCCCGAGTCGAGCATATTGGAATATGGTTACGCCGGCCTCGAAGGCTTGTTTAGCACAGCGCCATACCTGTTCATGTTCCTGATCCCGGCCATTACCATGCGCTCTCTTGCCGAGGAGCGGAAAGAGGGTACTTTTGAGCTGCTGTTTACCCGCCCCTTAAAAGATTGGGAAATAGTGCTGGGCAAATACCTGGCCTGTTTATTAATAGTGCTTTTTGCTTTGCTGCCAACACTGGTTTATTACTACTCGGTTAGCGCGTTGGGTATGCCGCAAGGGAATATCGATACCGGGGCGGTAATAGGTTCATACATCGGTTTGTTTTTGCTGGGCGCTGTATTTGTGGGGATAGGTTTGTTTACTTCATCGGTCACCAAAAATCAGATCATCGCTTTTACTATCTCCGTTTTCCTGTGTTTCTTTTTTTACAGCGGGTTTGATTCTATCAGTCAGCTGTTATCCCTGCAGGATCTGGGATTGCAGAATTTAGGTATCACCCAGCATTATGATTCGGTAAGCCGTGGCGTACTGGATACCCGCGATCTGGTTTACTTTATCATCACTACCGGTATTTTTATATGGCTTACCCTGTTTGTACTGGCAAAGCAACGCCAGGCAGGTTTAGGTAATGCTACGATGATAGGCATACCCCTGGTATTGTTTGTTTTGGCGATGTTATCGGCATTCACCTTCACCCGTTTTGATTTTACTGCCGAAAAACGCTTTACCCTTTCGCCCATCAGCACGCAAATTATGGATAAGCTGCAAAAACGTGTAAAGGTGGTGGTGTATTTACAGGGCGATAACCTGCCGGGCGGTTTTAAACGCCTGCAAAGTGCCACCCGCGATATGCTGAGTGATCTGCAAGCTTATAGCCATGGCAAAATCCAGTTTGAATTTCGTGACCCCTTGAAGGGTTTAAATAATGATCAGCAAAACGAGGTGATCCAGAACATGGCTGCCGAAGGTGTTGAGCCAACAAACCTGAGTGTTAAAACCGATAATGGCGTAACGCAAAAGCTGATATTTCCATCGGCATTGGTATCGGCAGGAGGGAAGGATATCCCGGTAAAGCTGTTATTAAGCCGTATTGGTCTTTCGCCCGATGAAGTGCTGAATAACTCTATCCAAAATCTTGAATACGCTTTTTCATCAGCCATAAAAAAAGCCGATGCCGGCGGGCGACCGCAAATAGGTTTCACCGAAGGGCATCATGAACTAACCGACTTGCAACTGAACGACGCTATGAAAACGCTTAGCGAAGGTTTCCAGGTAGGCAGGGTAGACCTCAGCGCTATTTCCTTTGCCGATCTGCAAAAGATCAAATTGCTGGTAATAGCCAAGCCCGATCAAAAGTTTAGCGAGGTAGAGAAATTTAAACTCGACCAGTATATCATGTACGGAGGCCGGGTATTATGGGCAATAGACCAGGTAAGCGCCGAACTGGATAGCCTCAGAGGGCATGGGGGCGAACAACTGGCTTTCGCCAAGCAGCTTAACCTCGATGATCAGCTTTTTCGTTATGGCATCCGCATTAACTATGATCTGATAGCCGATATGAACTGCTCGCAGATACCGGTAAGTACCGGCAACGTGGGCGGGCAGGCGCAGATACAGATGCTGCCATGGTTATATTACCCGGTATTTATTCCGCTGAGTAAACACCCGGTAGTGAAAAATCTGGATGGTATCAGCAGCGAGTTTGCAAGTTCTATCGATATCCTCGATACCAAAAATGTTAATAAAACGGTGTTGCTGACATCATCGCCCTATAATAAAAAGCTAACCGCCCCGCACATATTATCATTGCAGGCCCTGGAGCAGGAGCCAAACCCTAAGGAGTTTCAAAGTACACCTAAAATAACCGGCGTACTGTTAGAAGGCCGTTTTACCAGCGACTGGCAAAACCGTCCGCTGCCCGAAGGCTTAAAAGAGCAGATTCCTGTACTATCACAAAGCGAGCCTACAAAAATGATAGTGATAAGCGATGGTGATATTTTAAAGAACCAGGTAGGTAACGATGGTTCGCCATATCCGTTAGGGTATGATCATTATACGCATCAAACTTACGGTAACAAAAATCTGCTGCTCAACATAGCCGATTACATGACCGATGATTCGGGCCTGATAGCCTTGCGTACCAAGGAAATTAAGATCCGCCTGCTTGATAGGGCGCGTATTCGGAGCGAAAAAATGTATTGGCAGTTGGTTAATAACATTGTTCCGTTGGTATTAGTGTTAATATGTGCTATTTTTCAACATTATCTCCGCAGGCAAAAGTATGCCCGTTAA